The Polyodon spathula isolate WHYD16114869_AA chromosome 10, ASM1765450v1, whole genome shotgun sequence genome contains the following window.
ACATGATCAACAAtagttttgtttctcattttcacAGTATACAGCCTGGTGCAATTGTGATTCTGTGcttattattcattaaaacatacTCATTCATGTTTAACACTGTAGATAAGAAGGAAAGTGTTTCAgtggaattggggggggggggggggggagcggagacagacactaaaacaaaaaaccaaaccaatgtgttttaatagaaaagcttgttggaaaaaaaaacaaaaaaacacacagcataacTGGCAGACACCTTTCATTGCATCCTGAAGATTATTTTACAGGATAAACCCCTCTTCATGAAGCTTTAGATCCCGAGGGTTGCTTTGCTGGACTGGAACTCGACCAGGAAAGACAAATTGGGAATAATCAACATCGGCCCCTTCTGGCTTGGCCAGGAAGTCCTCTGTGTAGTCAGCACTTCCTTCTTCAGGACCTGCAGTTCTGCCGGCTATCAGGAGATCCTCATTCCACTGACTTCCAGAGCCCAGTTCGATTGTAATGTCCTGGAATTCCCCAGAATCATCGCCAGACTCTTCAAAAGTCATCACTGCCTCATCTTCGACTGGCTTTTTGTTCATACTGAAAGAGGAGGAAATATGGATGTTTGTTATTAtaaaatcacatatcagaaatcaaccaatcacagtgaagtatttgccaaaacTCCAggacatcttatcctgtgtacagatgctatcctgtgcatagaacaccaCACCTATATCtggtacattttgtaaaatggatcaCCCTGTAAACTTTCTTTAAATTCTAAATGAACTTGACGGTAGTTTCTTCgaagaaaatattactgaaattcTAACTAGAaaagcacttttgtttttaataaatagtctcACCCATGACACAGCACCTGTAGGCCTATATGCATTGTATATTGTTTCTGGACTGAACCATTTCATAACCGGGGGAGGGGGATCCTCTCTCCCAAACTGCTCAAGATGATCTCTCTTATagaagagacaccctacacacaatgtattaacttatacAGTAAATCAATAATTTACATGAATtggtatacagtattttattcttTAGAAACCAACATCTAATATTAAGTGCAAGTGTGTATTTTTGAAAATTCAATTCCATTCCTTCAAATGTGGCCAGAAGTGGGCCTACGGTAACTGCACAGCAGACTGACATGAGCAGTATGGCTGTGTCTCTATGGGCTGTATGGCACCGAACTCCAGAACAAATCTTCTGGAAATCTAGATCCCTAGACGGTTACTTTTACAAAAGATTTCTAAAGGGCGACTCCTTTCAACTGTAACATCTCTTTCCAGGGATTTTCTACCATTATTTACAGCAGTTGGtacttttacatttgtaattggGTCTGGCCCTGTGACTCAAGCTTTTTAGCATCTAACTTGTGTTTTAACAGAGTTAAAAACTTCGCTAAAAAGACAATATTacaatgaagaagaaaaagaaagacaaagaatAAACAATACTGGTACAAAAACTAAGATGTGTTCTGTATTAGGAATGTTAGATTatgtttctaaacatttaaacttattGGGAATTTGTAACTGATTAAAATAAGCTCAAGAAGCCATCGATGTGGACACTGAAACATAATGTGTAAATGAAAAAGAACTTTACACTGTACattctactgtaaaaaaaacaaaaacactacagctGACCTCTACATCTCTGTCAATGGATAAACgtttattaataacatttctaaatatttaagagttaaacatttaaaatgtttaaaaactataaaCTTTCAACATCACAACTACGGAGGAAGAAAAATGATCATTTTACAATGTAAACTATTATATTCTTAAAATCGACTTTGCACTAATTCCCCAGCAGGTGGCGCTGTGCCTTTCGTAATGCGATACTCCTCCTCTTGGAGAAAACCGTGAGGGAAAGCTTGGTTATTTCCAAGCTTTATATAAACTTTGCGCTAGGAGTAAATGCTTCGCATATCTGGCTTAATTTCCTTTTTGTGATTATGTAAAAGAATGTAATCAAAACTTCACGTTACTTCATGTTTTGCGATAATCTGCTTAGCACACAGGACCGAATATAAGGTGTTCCTGTATGAAAGTCAGGCATGCCATCCATACGGTATTTTAAAAGAGCCGAATGAAATATCCCACAGAGGTGTCAATGAAGGGATGAGGGCAACATTCCAAGTACTTCTATTCCAATGAGGCCATGGGGAGCGAGTGTCTTGTTATGGGTACTGTGCAAACTCTATAGGAATCATGTTCCATGAATTAAGAAATTATACAGCAACAATGCTTTTAATCAATGACACGACACATTAACACGTTTTGCCAATTTAACTTAAATTCGTAGCCAATAGATAACTCATATAACGATTGTTGCTGAGATATTTGGTTTCTTAGACCATGCTGTATGTTATTTGCATCCTAATAAAGCTTTGcccaattatatataaaaagcaggTGTGCTCTTACAGGTCATGATCAACGTTGGGTGAAGGGACTTCAGCTCCGGATTTTGGAAGATCAATCCAAGGACCGCTTTCTTCCACACAGTTAGCGTTTTTGGCGTTCGGTTTGCATCGTACCCACATATATCTCCCTTTGGTTGGGGCAGCTTAGAGAGGAAAGAACAACACAGACGTTAATGTTTTGTCAGAATATCTGGGTGCCTTTTTATCATTATAATAATCCTATTCCGACCATAGGCAATGGTGTAAttttagtactgtacatttttccTAAATATTCTCTTGCGTCAGTGTACAGTACTTAAGACTGAAGGGATGGTTTTAAATCTCCAAACTCAAGGTTCAAACCCCCATGCCCCCACAGGGTTGTTAACGACATACTGAAACCGTAGGTCTGAGCgaaaacacaactttttttttccaaattatgtttgttaattttttccaaattatgtttttgttaaggGAGTGGCTGAATCTACTTGGGATGGCTGATTACCAGTATACATCTTATACTGCCAGTACGACCCCATCCCTACCCTCTAAAAACAAGATTGGTGCCAGTAGTTTAACACTGAGgctgaagaaaatatttaataacctTACGCGCAGAGAAAGGGGAACGACtattttggaaatattttgtaCAGTTAAATTGGCAAGAGCGAAATCAGCCAAGTGCAAGTATAAACTCTATTGCGTACACAGtaattttacaggaaacactaAAGAGTTGCTATTATATCTGTTACAATGGCAACCttatgtaaatatattgttaatttataaatTCAACACCGCCATTTACTAGTCCCCAGTTTCTTCATTAACCAGCTactaagaaaaacagaaatagccCTTATCTTATATATGGCCTGTTTTTAACTAAGTTTTTAAAATTTAATCATATTTCGAATAGACGTTtctaaaactaaacacaaaaaagcCAGTATGTTTTTCTTTGACTTCCCACAAAAAACAAGCTTCAggatgtctgtgtgtgtatatatatatatatatatatatatatatatatatatatatatatatatatatatatatatatatatatatagcgccagGTATTTAGCTAGCCTATATTAtataagaaaactttttttttaaatcggtaaTATAATTCCAAGCAGttaaaaagtttataaatgaTACAACGCTTACCTTGTACTGTGTATCCCAGAAAGAGGATCACACCCAAAGCCAGCAAAATCCTCCCGTTGGATTTCAAAAGGAGCTCTGTGTAGTTTCTCATGTCTCGCTTTTTGCCGTGTTCTCTGCCAAACCGTGTGAAAACTGTTCGAATCACTATTGAAATAAACTCTGCTCAGCTATAATATAACTCAACCCCAATCCGTCAGATGATGTGCGTCACAGCCTCAGTTTCCTGTCAAACCATCGTCAAGTTCAGAAATAAGTGTTGtactgcaaacttttttttttttttttttttttttttttaagagacgCGCATAATAATAAAGTACCGAAATCAAAATATAGCTGGGCGTTTCctttgttctaattttaaaacGGCCCATCTTTTTCACCCAGAAAAAAGCTGTTGGTAATTAATGATACAACAGAAAATCCATTTTCACTTTTAACTACGCTGTTTCGTTCTTGAGCAATCTTACCCTTTCTATATTTAGTGATTCATATTAAAAACGGTTCATTGAACAGCAAGAGATGTCACTTAAAGAGCCGAGCTAATTCTAAAGGTTtacaaatctattttcttacctcttatttaGCATTAGCAGAGGTCCCGTTCTTGCTCGTAGACATGTTGGTTCGTTGCATTTATGTaacaatttggaatatgcagatatttaatAAGACAACGCTATCAAACCGGCCAGTCAACGTCAGCATTAAGTCCGGTCTTTAACTGATTAACCTCTGATCTTGTTCTAAAGcactttatcatttatttatatctagtaaaactgcaaTTAAACGACACTCCAACACCAGGTTTGCCAGCCAATGCTACGCATACTCTGCTTTTACCacacaaaaatattaaataccaggaagttgttattattattattattattattattattattattattattattattattccctctAAGCTTGCTTATATAGAGAAATGCTTGTTCAATTGTCATGACATTTTTTAGCATATATTATTGTAAGTAAAGTAAGTACAATTTGGTGTTTATCCTAATGCAGCATTGTCATTTTGAACAGCATACATAATGGACATTGCTAAAAGTATGTTTAAAGGTAAACACCACTCATGCACTCTAATAGGTATTTTTAACTGGTCCAAGGTGTCTTTTATTAGATGTTATTTCCCATTTTTGGTGACTGTTACCTGTGGGTTGACATATTATAGTGGAAACATGCATTGTAGAGGTTCTCCTACTGAAACTTAGACAGGGGGTGGAGTTCTAGGTACCCCAGAACTGTACAAATGGACAGGGGGTGGAGTTCTAGGTGCCCCAGAACTGTACAAATGGACAGGGGGTGGAGTTCTAGGTGCCCCAGAACTGTACAAATGGACAGGGGGTGGAGTTCTAGATGCCCCAGAACTGTACAAATGGATTTTATTCTCAGTACAATTGTACTAAAAAGAAACCTAATTGAATTAAAGTCTGACTccactattttttttatagcagttttaaaaaataaacagggctATGTGGAAAGGGGGCAGAGAGTGTAAGCCCaccaaaaatcaacaaaaaaatgttttgattagtTATGACCGTGCTTAAACTTTACAACAGTAGCAAGGAGCACACATCCAAACATTGAAGGCCTCTGCAAATGTTTCTACCATTGCAATTGCCAGCACTGCCCTTAAAAGTTTCACAGTacttcagctttgtttttttaatttgttttgatttagAATGGTCAtgagttgttgtttgtttttcaaataatgaCCATATAAGTAAATGACCAAATCAGTCCTGCTTAAGAGTCCCAAGAAGACACTTCATTTTCAACagagtcctggtttctgtgttgcacTTTTAAATATTGACTTGGGTTCTCTTTGTCAACTtcttttaagaaaataaagaCTTTTCTCAGAGCTTACAGCAGCTTCTGTGCACATATTTAGCTTGCTTTGCTTTTGTGTGGACACTAAAACTCTGTCCTTcaagtgtacatttttttaattgggttAACAACGtgtagcaaaaaaaacaaacaaccaaaaacaaatcaaaacacaggCAACACTGAACAGCTGAATAGAAGGGGGACTTACATAACAtattcactggaagtgactcaccAGTTTTCACCATTAGCAGTAATTCCAAGCTTGGGTGGGGGTTTCCACTATTGTGGTCttaaccatttttctttacagagAGATGGAGCTGAGATCACTAATGTTACCACAAGGTTAGAAGCCAATAGCTCTTCGTTctatattttaaaagctgcagatCCCATGGCttagaaaatgcaaaaatattgaaAACTTGCCTTGGATGATCTGCGCAATTTAAGAATCTGACTGGCTGTTGTGAGGAGTAGAACAAAACTGGCTTACACAAGTAGTAACTCTTTTTAGCTTAGTAACCCTTTATATCTTAAGTCTCTTTTCCACTGTATAACTAAATCATGTCAGGGCCGCACTGGTtgcttttccactgcagagcccgATCCATGCAACTGACATCACATGCAATGAACGTGTCAAGTTGCATGTAGATGATGTGGTAGTAGGAGACCCtgtgtttgagttgagaatggcagATCCAGTGGTTATGGCtgtgtttgagttgagaatggcagATCCAGTGGTTATGGCtgtgtttgagttgagaatggcagATCCAGTGGTTATGGAtgtgtttgagttgagaatggcagATCCAGTGGTTATGGCtgtgtttgagttgagaatggcagATCCAGTGGTTATGGTtgtgtttgagttgagaatggcagATCCAGTGGTTATGACtgtgtttgagttgagaatggcagATCCAGTGGTTATGGCtgtgtttgagttgagaatggcagATCCAGTGGTTATGGCtgtgtttgagttgagaatggcagATCCAGTGGTTATGGAtgtgtttgagttgagaatggcagATCCAGTGGTTATGGTtgtgtttgagttgagaatggcagATCCAGTGGTTATGGTtgtgtttgagttgagaatggcagATCCAGTGGTTATGGTtgtgtttgagttgagaatggcagATCCAGTGGTTATGGTtgtgtttgagttgagaatggcagATCCAGTGGTTATGGTtgtgtttgagttgagaatggcagATCCAGTGGTTATGGTtgtgtttgagttgagaatggcagATCCAGTGGTTATGGCtgtgtttgagttgagaatggcagATCCAGTGGTTATGGCtgtgtttgagttgagaatggcagATCCAGTGGTTATGGCTCgtgtttgagttgagaatggcagATCCAGTGGTTATGGCtgtgtttgagttgagaatggcagATCCAGTGGTTATGGCtgtgtttgagttgagaatggcagATCCAGTGGTTATGGAtgtgtttgagttgagaatggcagATCCAGTGGTTATGGCtgtgtttgagttgagaatggcagATCCAGTGGTTATGGAtgtgtttgagttgagaatggcagATCCAGTGGTTATGGCtgtgtttgagttgagaatggcagATCCAGTGGTTATGGCtgtgtttgagttgagaatggcagATCCAGTGGTTATGGATGTGTTTGAGTTgagaatacagtatattgtgactatttatatgatttattgtataaatcatttgtattattatattatttgtgttatgatttatattatatatggtgGTGAGAAGccgtgttttgatttattttcgtAAAGACGAGCAAGATGCCGTCCCCCACATTATTTGTTATTGGCTATAGTTTAAAAActttgtgaggatgcgtgactgatcagctattgattatttaactagctaaCAGTCACACATGCTTAAACTGCCACCTTCATGGCCATGGACTCTCCTCCCGAGGATCCAGacctgtcgctgtcggagggtccAGAGCTGTCGGTATTGGAGAATCCAGAGCTGTCGATGTCTCTCCCTTTTGTATTTGATCAGGGCCCTG
Protein-coding sequences here:
- the LOC121322057 gene encoding serglycin-like yields the protein MRNYTELLLKSNGRILLALGVILFLGYTVQAAPTKGRYMWVRCKPNAKNANCVEESGPWIDLPKSGAEVPSPNVDHDLMNKKPVEDEAVMTFEESGDDSGEFQDITIELGSGSQWNEDLLIAGRTAGPEEGSADYTEDFLAKPEGADVDYSQFVFPGRVPVQQSNPRDLKLHEEGFIL